The following coding sequences lie in one Benincasa hispida cultivar B227 chromosome 6, ASM972705v1, whole genome shotgun sequence genomic window:
- the LOC120080000 gene encoding uncharacterized protein LOC120080000 isoform X1 — MTSLVGFLPMNRFDIVQIYRQYCDIRSQNGFCHGNEESGQVETQMAKSPKQALAELLIYVQSSLQMGNSIVYELSKLMSYLNFMVDFSEFSRFYEFVFFVCRENGQKNITVSMAVRAWRLVLNGRFRLLNQWCDFVENNQRHNISEDTWQQVLAFSRCVHENLEGYDPEGAWPVLIDDFVEHMYRQSGSNKVSKFCCNCGDSESQSGVFEDSLSGLKFFPGLKRKLPEDMQMDGIMSPSDPRTGSMELSPVLSVKKSRFMACRPVNLEINLPSCTADENTEMVRHNSAVGSKSPCAVEGCLSKGFAGLFSTRLFLGLDQERKASFT; from the exons ATGACTTCCCTTGTGGGTTTCTTGCCTATGAATCGCTTCGATATCGTCCAGATTTATCGTCAATACTGTG ATATTCGATCTCAAAATGGCTTTTGTCATGGGAATGAAGAATCTGGACAAGTTGAAACACAAATGGCTAAAAGTCCAAAGCAGGCACTTGCAGAGCTCTTAATATATGTGCAATCATCACTGCAGATGGG GAACTCAATTGTTTATGAACTATCGAAGCTGATGTCATATCTAAACTTTATG gtaGACTTTTCAGAATTTTCACGCTTCTACGAGTTTGTCTTTTTTGTTTGTCGGGAGAATGGTCAAAAAAATATCA CTGTTAGTATGGCAGTTAGAGCATGGAGATTAGTTTTGAATGGAAGATTTCGGTTACTTAATCAATGGTGTGACTTTGTTGAG AATAATCAGCGACACAATATTTCTGAGGATACTTGGCAGCAAGTCTTGGCTTTCAGCCGCTGTGTACATGAAAATCTGGAAGGGTATGATCCCGAAg GTGCTTGGCCTGTTCTAATTGATGACTTCGTCGAGCACATGTACAG GCAGTCAGGATCTAATAAAGTCTCAAAGTTTTGTTGTAATTGTGGAGACTCAGAATCACAGTCGGGTGTATTTGAAGATTCTCTTTCTG GATTAAAGTTTTTCCCTGGTTTGAAGAGGAAATTACCTGAGGACATGCAAATGGACGGCATCATGTCTCCGAGTGATCCTAGAACCGGCTCCATGGAGTTAAGTCCTGTTTTGAGCGTCAAGAAAAGTAGATTTATGGCTTGCAGGCCAGTGAACTTGGAGATAAACTTACCATCATGTACTGCAGATGAGAACACAGAGATGGTTCGACATAATAGTGCAGTAGGTTCCAAATCTCCTTGTGCTGTTGAAGGTTGTCTGTCAAAAGGTTTTGCTGGGCTTTTCTCGACACGTTTGTTCTTAGGATTGGACCAAGAAAGGAAAGCGTCATTCACGTGA
- the LOC120080000 gene encoding DCN1-like protein 2 isoform X3, with amino-acid sequence MTSLVGFLPMNRFDIVQIYRQYCDIRSQNGFCHGNEESGQVETQMAKSPKQALAELLIYVQSSLQMGNSIVYELSKLMSYLNFMVDFSEFSRFYEFVFFVCRENGQKNITVSMAVRAWRLVLNGRFRLLNQWCDFVENNQRHNISEDTWQQVLAFSRCVHENLEGYDPEGAWPVLIDDFVEHMYRFVCGGFYGFNKFEVECGSQDLIKSQSFVVIVETQNHSRVYLKILFLD; translated from the exons ATGACTTCCCTTGTGGGTTTCTTGCCTATGAATCGCTTCGATATCGTCCAGATTTATCGTCAATACTGTG ATATTCGATCTCAAAATGGCTTTTGTCATGGGAATGAAGAATCTGGACAAGTTGAAACACAAATGGCTAAAAGTCCAAAGCAGGCACTTGCAGAGCTCTTAATATATGTGCAATCATCACTGCAGATGGG GAACTCAATTGTTTATGAACTATCGAAGCTGATGTCATATCTAAACTTTATG gtaGACTTTTCAGAATTTTCACGCTTCTACGAGTTTGTCTTTTTTGTTTGTCGGGAGAATGGTCAAAAAAATATCA CTGTTAGTATGGCAGTTAGAGCATGGAGATTAGTTTTGAATGGAAGATTTCGGTTACTTAATCAATGGTGTGACTTTGTTGAG AATAATCAGCGACACAATATTTCTGAGGATACTTGGCAGCAAGTCTTGGCTTTCAGCCGCTGTGTACATGAAAATCTGGAAGGGTATGATCCCGAAg GTGCTTGGCCTGTTCTAATTGATGACTTCGTCGAGCACATGTACAGGTTTGTTTGTGGAGGTTTTTACGGATTCAACAAGTTTGAAGTTGAATGTG GCAGTCAGGATCTAATAAAGTCTCAAAGTTTTGTTGTAATTGTGGAGACTCAGAATCACAGTCGGGTGTATTTGAAGATTCTCTTTCTG GATTAA
- the LOC120080000 gene encoding uncharacterized protein LOC120080000 isoform X2 → MVQKSNIRSQNGFCHGNEESGQVETQMAKSPKQALAELLIYVQSSLQMGNSIVYELSKLMSYLNFMVDFSEFSRFYEFVFFVCRENGQKNITVSMAVRAWRLVLNGRFRLLNQWCDFVENNQRHNISEDTWQQVLAFSRCVHENLEGYDPEGAWPVLIDDFVEHMYRQSGSNKVSKFCCNCGDSESQSGVFEDSLSGLKFFPGLKRKLPEDMQMDGIMSPSDPRTGSMELSPVLSVKKSRFMACRPVNLEINLPSCTADENTEMVRHNSAVGSKSPCAVEGCLSKGFAGLFSTRLFLGLDQERKASFT, encoded by the exons ATGGTGCAGAAATCGA ATATTCGATCTCAAAATGGCTTTTGTCATGGGAATGAAGAATCTGGACAAGTTGAAACACAAATGGCTAAAAGTCCAAAGCAGGCACTTGCAGAGCTCTTAATATATGTGCAATCATCACTGCAGATGGG GAACTCAATTGTTTATGAACTATCGAAGCTGATGTCATATCTAAACTTTATG gtaGACTTTTCAGAATTTTCACGCTTCTACGAGTTTGTCTTTTTTGTTTGTCGGGAGAATGGTCAAAAAAATATCA CTGTTAGTATGGCAGTTAGAGCATGGAGATTAGTTTTGAATGGAAGATTTCGGTTACTTAATCAATGGTGTGACTTTGTTGAG AATAATCAGCGACACAATATTTCTGAGGATACTTGGCAGCAAGTCTTGGCTTTCAGCCGCTGTGTACATGAAAATCTGGAAGGGTATGATCCCGAAg GTGCTTGGCCTGTTCTAATTGATGACTTCGTCGAGCACATGTACAG GCAGTCAGGATCTAATAAAGTCTCAAAGTTTTGTTGTAATTGTGGAGACTCAGAATCACAGTCGGGTGTATTTGAAGATTCTCTTTCTG GATTAAAGTTTTTCCCTGGTTTGAAGAGGAAATTACCTGAGGACATGCAAATGGACGGCATCATGTCTCCGAGTGATCCTAGAACCGGCTCCATGGAGTTAAGTCCTGTTTTGAGCGTCAAGAAAAGTAGATTTATGGCTTGCAGGCCAGTGAACTTGGAGATAAACTTACCATCATGTACTGCAGATGAGAACACAGAGATGGTTCGACATAATAGTGCAGTAGGTTCCAAATCTCCTTGTGCTGTTGAAGGTTGTCTGTCAAAAGGTTTTGCTGGGCTTTTCTCGACACGTTTGTTCTTAGGATTGGACCAAGAAAGGAAAGCGTCATTCACGTGA
- the LOC120080311 gene encoding ribonuclease 3-like isoform X1, which produces MSIQMKFHQQTVNRIHLNSPTPMLILFLLFQLLGVTISCQDIASHNSSQLISKGSGDYDFFYLVQQWQISLCNLKPCQKPARPTFSIYGFWPSSYGIPNCKIGTKFDPSKMLDLKNELDREWPSLEVEENEEMWKKEWERHGICSEPLLSQHAYFETALKLKQTFDLFIILANRGIFPFGEVYGLENISDAIRGATGHTPQVECKSYKHIPLLSNIFLCFQYTATSIHIVDCPLIRRCNFQAILFPFDLFGPS; this is translated from the exons ATGAGTATCCAAATGAAGTTCCATCAGCAAACTGTCAATAGAATCCATCTCAATTCTCCAACTCCAATGCTCATTCTCTTTCTCCTTTTCCAGCTTCTTGGTGTAACCATATCATGTCAAGACATTGCATCACATAACTCTTCTCAG CTGATTTCAAAAGGCAGTGGAGACTATGACTTCTTTTACCTTGTTCAACAG TGGCAGATTTCTTTGTGCAATTTGAAGCCCTGTCAAAAACCAGCAAGACCCACTTTCAGTATTTATGGCTTCTGGCCTTCTTCTTATGGGATTCCCAATTGCAAAATTGGAACAAAATTTGATccttcaaag atgttGGACCTGAAAAATGAATTGGATAGAGAATGGCCATCTCTTGAGGTGGAGGAGAATGAGGAAATGTGGAAGAAAGAGTGGGAAAGGCATGGAATTTGTTCTGAGCCATTGCTCTCTCAACATGCATATTTTGAAACTGCTCTCAAGCTTAAACAAACTTTTGATCTCTTCATTATCCTAGCAAACAGAG GAATTTTTCCATTTGGAGAGGTGTATGGCTTAGAAAATATAAGTGATGCCATTAGAGGTGCAACAGGACATACTCCACAAGTGGAATGCAAGTCATACAAACACATTCCTTTGCTCTCCAACATCTTCCTTTGCTTCCAATACACTGCAACTTCCATTCATATTGTGGACTGCCCTCTCATAAGAAGATGCAATTTCCAAGCAATCCTTTTCCCTTTTGATCTATTTGGTCCGTCTTAG
- the LOC120080311 gene encoding ribonuclease 3-like isoform X2 — protein MSIQMKFHQQTVNRIHLNSPTPMLILFLLFQLLGVTISCQDIASHNSSQLISKGSGDYDFFYLVQQISLCNLKPCQKPARPTFSIYGFWPSSYGIPNCKIGTKFDPSKMLDLKNELDREWPSLEVEENEEMWKKEWERHGICSEPLLSQHAYFETALKLKQTFDLFIILANRGIFPFGEVYGLENISDAIRGATGHTPQVECKSYKHIPLLSNIFLCFQYTATSIHIVDCPLIRRCNFQAILFPFDLFGPS, from the exons ATGAGTATCCAAATGAAGTTCCATCAGCAAACTGTCAATAGAATCCATCTCAATTCTCCAACTCCAATGCTCATTCTCTTTCTCCTTTTCCAGCTTCTTGGTGTAACCATATCATGTCAAGACATTGCATCACATAACTCTTCTCAG CTGATTTCAAAAGGCAGTGGAGACTATGACTTCTTTTACCTTGTTCAACAG ATTTCTTTGTGCAATTTGAAGCCCTGTCAAAAACCAGCAAGACCCACTTTCAGTATTTATGGCTTCTGGCCTTCTTCTTATGGGATTCCCAATTGCAAAATTGGAACAAAATTTGATccttcaaag atgttGGACCTGAAAAATGAATTGGATAGAGAATGGCCATCTCTTGAGGTGGAGGAGAATGAGGAAATGTGGAAGAAAGAGTGGGAAAGGCATGGAATTTGTTCTGAGCCATTGCTCTCTCAACATGCATATTTTGAAACTGCTCTCAAGCTTAAACAAACTTTTGATCTCTTCATTATCCTAGCAAACAGAG GAATTTTTCCATTTGGAGAGGTGTATGGCTTAGAAAATATAAGTGATGCCATTAGAGGTGCAACAGGACATACTCCACAAGTGGAATGCAAGTCATACAAACACATTCCTTTGCTCTCCAACATCTTCCTTTGCTTCCAATACACTGCAACTTCCATTCATATTGTGGACTGCCCTCTCATAAGAAGATGCAATTTCCAAGCAATCCTTTTCCCTTTTGATCTATTTGGTCCGTCTTAG
- the LOC120079971 gene encoding ATP-dependent zinc metalloprotease FTSH 6, chloroplastic isoform X2, translating to MSSALYLSPSLSPVCKFQDHSRKTHHSKTPNKENPRPKIPLNTQISKRNLLNSTGLTLLADAFFNVSGSASAEPESPIESASSRLSYSRFLQYLDEGAVKKVDVFENGTVAIAEIYNPVLDKIQRVKIQLPGLPKDLIRKMEEKNVDFAAHPMEVNWGPAILDLLGNLAFPLLLLGSLLLRSTSSNSPGGPNLPFGLGRSKAKFQIEPNTGVTFDDVAGVDEAKQDFQEIVEFLKTPEKFSAVGARIPKGVLLVGPPGTGKTLLARAISGEAGVPFFSLSGSEFIEMFVGVGASRVRDLFNKAKANSPCLVFIDEIDAVGRMRGTGIGGGNDEREQTLNQLLTEMDGFTGNSGVIVIAATNRPEILDSALLRPGRFDRQVTVGLPDVRGREEILKVHSNNKKLDSDISLSIIAMRTPGFSGADLANLMNEAAILAGRRGKEKITLNEIDDSIDRIVAGMEGTTMTDGKSKILVAYHEIGHAVCASLTEGHDPVQKVTLIPRGQARGLTWFLPGEDPTLVSKKQLFARIVGGLGGRAAEDVIFGEPEITTGAAGDLLQVTQIARQR from the exons ATGTCTTCTGCCCTATATTtgtctccctctctctctcctgTCTGCAAGTTTCAAGACCATTCAAGGAAGACCCATCACTCCAAAACACCTAACAAAGAAAACCCACGTCCTAAAATTCCTTTAAACACTCAAATCAGTAAGAGAAATCTGCTGAACTCCACAGGTCTAACTCTTCTAGCAGATGCCTTCTTCAATGTCTCTGGTTCGGCAAGCGCAGAGCCAGAGAGTCCTATTGAAAGTGCTTCAAGTCGATTGTCTTACTCGAGATTCTTGCAATATTTGGATGAAGGGGCAGTGAAGAAGGTTGATGTTTTTGAGAATGGTACAGTCGCCATAGCTGAGATTTATAATCCTGTATTGGACAAGATTCAGAGGGTTAAGATCCAGTTGCCTGGGTTGCCAAAAGATTTGATAAGAAAGATGGAGGAAAAGAATGTGGATTTTGCAGCTCATCCTATGGAGGTCAACTGGGGGCCTGCAATTCTTGATTTGTTGGGAAATTTGGCCTTTCCATTGCTGTTGCTTGGTTCTTTGCTGCTTCGATCAACTTCTTCAAACTCTCCTGGAGGACCCAACCTACCATTTGGACTTGGAAG GAGcaaggccaaattccaaattgAACCCAACACAGGAGTGACATTTGATGATGTAGCTGGGGTTGATGAAGCGAAGCAAGACTTCCAAGAGATCGTGGAGTTTTTGAAGACTCCAGAGAAGTTTTCAGCAGTTGGAGCAAGAATACCAAAAGGGGTTCTCTTAGTTGGGCCACCAGGAACAGGAAAGACTTTGTTGGCTAGAGCCATTTCAGGGGAAGCTGGAGttcctttcttctctctctctggTTCTGAGTTCATAGAGATGTTCGTTGGGGTTGGGGCCTCAAGAGTGAGAGATTTATTCAACAAAGCAAAAGCCAATTCTCCATGCTTAGTTTTCATTGACGAGATTGATGCTGTTGGGAGAATGAGAGGCACTGGCATTGGTGGAGGAAACGATGAAAGAGAGCAGACATTGAATCAGTTGCTAACTGAAATGGATGGTTTCACTGGTAACAGCGGTGTGATCGTCATCGCCGCCACAAACCGCCCTGAAATCCTCGATTCTGCTTTACTACGGCCAGGGAGGTTTGATAGACAA GTTACAGTGGGATTACCAGACGtgagaggaagagaagaaatcctAAAGGTCCACAGCAACAACAAGAAGCTAGACAGCGACATATCACTCAGCATTATTGCAATGAGAACGCCAGGCTTCAGTGGCGCTGATCTAGCCAACCTAATGAACGAAGCTGCAATTCTAGCAGGAAGAAGAGGGAAAGAAAAAATCACACTTAACGAAATTGATGATTCAATCGACAGAATCGTTGCCGGGATGGAAGGGACTACAATGACAGATGGGAAGAGCAAAATTTTAGTGGCTTACCATGAAATTGGTCATGCCGTGTGTGC AAGCTTGACAGAGGGTCATGATCCAGTACAGAAAGTAACTCTAATTCCAAGAGGACAAGCAAGAGGATTAACATGGTTCTTGCCTGGAGAAGACCCAACACTGGTTTCCAAGAAGCAATTATTTGCTCGAATAGTCGGTGGACTTGGAGGTAGAGCAGCTGAGGACGTGATCTTTGGGGAGCCGGAGATCACCACCGGCGCTGCTGGAGACCTGCTACAAGTCACGCAAATTGCCAGACAG AGATAG
- the LOC120079971 gene encoding ATP-dependent zinc metalloprotease FTSH 6, chloroplastic isoform X1, whose protein sequence is MSSALYLSPSLSPVCKFQDHSRKTHHSKTPNKENPRPKIPLNTQISKRNLLNSTGLTLLADAFFNVSGSASAEPESPIESASSRLSYSRFLQYLDEGAVKKVDVFENGTVAIAEIYNPVLDKIQRVKIQLPGLPKDLIRKMEEKNVDFAAHPMEVNWGPAILDLLGNLAFPLLLLGSLLLRSTSSNSPGGPNLPFGLGRSKAKFQIEPNTGVTFDDVAGVDEAKQDFQEIVEFLKTPEKFSAVGARIPKGVLLVGPPGTGKTLLARAISGEAGVPFFSLSGSEFIEMFVGVGASRVRDLFNKAKANSPCLVFIDEIDAVGRMRGTGIGGGNDEREQTLNQLLTEMDGFTGNSGVIVIAATNRPEILDSALLRPGRFDRQVTVGLPDVRGREEILKVHSNNKKLDSDISLSIIAMRTPGFSGADLANLMNEAAILAGRRGKEKITLNEIDDSIDRIVAGMEGTTMTDGKSKILVAYHEIGHAVCASLTEGHDPVQKVTLIPRGQARGLTWFLPGEDPTLVSKKQLFARIVGGLGGRAAEDVIFGEPEITTGAAGDLLQVTQIARQMVTMFGMSEIGPWTLIDPAVQSSDVVMRMLARNSMSEKLAEDIDSSVRNIVEKAYEIAKTHIKNNREAIDKLVDVLLEKETISGDEFRSILSEFTNIPSDNGIQTSASIPQLVEA, encoded by the exons ATGTCTTCTGCCCTATATTtgtctccctctctctctcctgTCTGCAAGTTTCAAGACCATTCAAGGAAGACCCATCACTCCAAAACACCTAACAAAGAAAACCCACGTCCTAAAATTCCTTTAAACACTCAAATCAGTAAGAGAAATCTGCTGAACTCCACAGGTCTAACTCTTCTAGCAGATGCCTTCTTCAATGTCTCTGGTTCGGCAAGCGCAGAGCCAGAGAGTCCTATTGAAAGTGCTTCAAGTCGATTGTCTTACTCGAGATTCTTGCAATATTTGGATGAAGGGGCAGTGAAGAAGGTTGATGTTTTTGAGAATGGTACAGTCGCCATAGCTGAGATTTATAATCCTGTATTGGACAAGATTCAGAGGGTTAAGATCCAGTTGCCTGGGTTGCCAAAAGATTTGATAAGAAAGATGGAGGAAAAGAATGTGGATTTTGCAGCTCATCCTATGGAGGTCAACTGGGGGCCTGCAATTCTTGATTTGTTGGGAAATTTGGCCTTTCCATTGCTGTTGCTTGGTTCTTTGCTGCTTCGATCAACTTCTTCAAACTCTCCTGGAGGACCCAACCTACCATTTGGACTTGGAAG GAGcaaggccaaattccaaattgAACCCAACACAGGAGTGACATTTGATGATGTAGCTGGGGTTGATGAAGCGAAGCAAGACTTCCAAGAGATCGTGGAGTTTTTGAAGACTCCAGAGAAGTTTTCAGCAGTTGGAGCAAGAATACCAAAAGGGGTTCTCTTAGTTGGGCCACCAGGAACAGGAAAGACTTTGTTGGCTAGAGCCATTTCAGGGGAAGCTGGAGttcctttcttctctctctctggTTCTGAGTTCATAGAGATGTTCGTTGGGGTTGGGGCCTCAAGAGTGAGAGATTTATTCAACAAAGCAAAAGCCAATTCTCCATGCTTAGTTTTCATTGACGAGATTGATGCTGTTGGGAGAATGAGAGGCACTGGCATTGGTGGAGGAAACGATGAAAGAGAGCAGACATTGAATCAGTTGCTAACTGAAATGGATGGTTTCACTGGTAACAGCGGTGTGATCGTCATCGCCGCCACAAACCGCCCTGAAATCCTCGATTCTGCTTTACTACGGCCAGGGAGGTTTGATAGACAA GTTACAGTGGGATTACCAGACGtgagaggaagagaagaaatcctAAAGGTCCACAGCAACAACAAGAAGCTAGACAGCGACATATCACTCAGCATTATTGCAATGAGAACGCCAGGCTTCAGTGGCGCTGATCTAGCCAACCTAATGAACGAAGCTGCAATTCTAGCAGGAAGAAGAGGGAAAGAAAAAATCACACTTAACGAAATTGATGATTCAATCGACAGAATCGTTGCCGGGATGGAAGGGACTACAATGACAGATGGGAAGAGCAAAATTTTAGTGGCTTACCATGAAATTGGTCATGCCGTGTGTGC AAGCTTGACAGAGGGTCATGATCCAGTACAGAAAGTAACTCTAATTCCAAGAGGACAAGCAAGAGGATTAACATGGTTCTTGCCTGGAGAAGACCCAACACTGGTTTCCAAGAAGCAATTATTTGCTCGAATAGTCGGTGGACTTGGAGGTAGAGCAGCTGAGGACGTGATCTTTGGGGAGCCGGAGATCACCACCGGCGCTGCTGGAGACCTGCTACAAGTCACGCAAATTGCCAGACAG ATGGTGACTATGTTTGGGATGTCAGAGATAGGGCCATGGACATTGATAGATCCAGCAGTACAGAGCAGTGATGTGGTGATGAGAATGCTAGCTAGAAACTCCATGTCAGAGAAGTTAGCAGAAGATATAGATTCATCTGTACGAAATATAGTAGAAAAGGCATACGAAATTGCAAAAACTCATATTAAAAACAACCGAGAAGCCATTGACAAATTGGTAGATGTTTTGTTAGAGAAAGAAACAATCTCAGGAGATGAATTTAGATCTATTCTTTCAGAGTTCACTAACATTCCCTCAGACAATGGCATTCAAACAAGTGCTTCTATACCTCAATTGGTCGAAGCCTAG